The genomic region TAGTTTTATCTAGTTTAGATTCGTATTTATGAACAATTTTAGGCTTTTCTATAGAGAAACTATTATTAAGTTTCTCTATAGTAGTCTTTGGTAAATTCTTCATATCTTCAAATTTCCAAACACCTTTATATATCCATGAAAATACCTGCTTTGATCTAAAAGCACTTTCTTTATTTTCCTTCATCCAATTTGAAAGTTCTTCTAAGCTGTAATTTAATATATTATCCATTTGTTCCACCTATTTTTTCTTCTTTAATTTTGCGATAAAGAAACCATCCATTGATTCATTTGGTAATATAGTTAAACATCCTTCTTTGCTATATAAAAAGTTATTATTTTTCCCAATAAATATTTTTTCTATTTCTGCATCCTTATATTTAGATAAAAACCATTCAATATTTTCTTCATTTTCTTCTTTATTTAAAGTACATGTAGAATATATAAGGATTCCCTCTGGTTTTAAATATTGCCATGCATTTTCCATTATATCTCTTTGAATTTGAACAAGGTCTTTTAACTGCTGTCTTGTTTTATTCCATTTAATTTCTGGTTTCTTTCTTATAATTCCAAGACCTGAACAAGGTACGTCAATTAATACTTTATCAGCAAAACTAATATAGTCAGTATTTAATTTAGCAGCATCCATTTGATAAGCTTCTATATTATTTAATCCTAATCTTTCTGCATTATCTATTATAAGAGACAACTTATTTTCATGTAAATCAAAGGCTAAAACTCTACCAGTATTATTTAATAATTCTCCAATGTGGGTAGTTTTTCCACCAGGTGCTGCACATAAATCTAGTACTGTATCTCCTTCTTTTAAATCAAGTAAAGGAGCTACTAACATTGCACTTTCATCTTGGACTGTAATATAACCCTGTTGAAATAATTCATTATTTTCAATGCCCTTTCCACCTTTTATTGAAATAGCTTCCGGGCAGGCATACCCTTCTTCTATGTTATAACCTAATTCTTCTAATTTTCCATAAACTTCTTCATAGTCTGCTTTTAATTCATTTACTCTTACTGTAACCTTTGGGGTTTCATTTAAGCCAGCCATTATCCTCATGGTTCTTTCTTCACCATATTGTTTAATAAAAAGTCTTATCATCCAAGGTTGAAAAGAAAACTTATAAGCTAACTCATTAATTCTATTGCCTGGAACTACTATTTCCTTCTCGTCTTTTATATAATTTCTTAATATTGCATTTACTAATTTGGAATCTTCTTCAGAAACAGTTTTTGCATCTTCCACAGCTTCATTACAAATTGCATATTCCGGTATTTTATCTAAAAAGTATAATTGATATATTGCAATTCTCAATATATTTAAAGTAGTATTATTAATTAATTTTATATCCTTAACAAAATTACTTATTATTACATCTAATGTCCCTTTTCTTCGTAATGTACCATAAACTATTTCAGTTATAAGTCCTTTGTCTTTATCACTTATTTCATTGTTATTAAATTCATTAGATAGAATTAAATTTGAATACGCTCCTTCTTCTAAGACTCTTTGCACAATTTGTCTTGCAATTTTTCTACTGTTCATTTTAATACCTCTTTATTTATAAATTAAGCTATATAGCTAAATTATTAATTATAGCTATTTATGCTCCTATTTAGATTAAACTAGCTTTTCGTTTGTTTCAATTTTATTACCATTTATATATTGCTCAATTGTTAATGGCTTTCCGTTTGGAAATTGTATTTTCTTTATTAATAGTATCCCATCTGATGTAGCCACTTTAATACCAGCTTTAGAAACATCTATTATTGTACCAGGTTCTTTACTAGAATGCTCATTTAGTAAAACACTTTCAAAAATCTTCATGTTTTGCTCTTTATAGGTTGTATGAGCAATTGGCCATGGATTAAGTCCTCTAATTAAATTATGAATATCTTTAGCAGAATTATTCCATTCAATTTTTCCTATTTCTTTATTTAACATTTTCGCATAAAAATTTGTTTCCTCAGGCTGTTTAATAGCTTTTATGCTATTATTTAATAATCCTTCTATCGTCTTAACAACAAGGTCAGCTCCTCTATCTTTTAAAATATCATGAAGCTCCCCAGCAGTCATATTTTCTGTTATTTCTACTTCATCCTTTAAAAGCATATCTCCTGTATCTAAACCAACATCCATTAACATTGTTGTATTTCCTGAAACTCTCTCACCCTTAATTATTGACCAGTTAATCGGCGCTGCTCCTCTAAATTTTGGAAGCAATGAGGCATGTAAATTTATACATCCATATTTAGGTATATCTAATACTTCTTTTGTCAATATTTGACCATAAGCTACTACTATTATAAAGTCTGGCTTTAAACTTTTTAAATATTCAATTGCTTCCACATCTTGCTTAAGCTTAACTGGTTGAAAAATTTTAATATTATTTTCAAGGGCAACTTCTTTAACTGGAGAAAAGGACATCTTTTTTCCTCTTCCCTTTGGTTTATCTGGCTGAGTAAATACACTTTCAACACCATAGGCAGATATTAGTTTTTTTAAAGTTGGTACAGCAAATTCAGGTGTACCCATAAATACTATCTTCATATTACTTCATCCCTTACTATTTTAAATAATCAATATATAACTTTCCATCTAAATGATCATTTTCATGAAGAATTGCTCTTGCTAATAATTCTGTAGCTTCTAAAACAAACTCTTCTCCTTTTTCATTTAATGCTTTGACTTTTACATAGTTTGGTCTTTCAACTTCAGCTTCTTCATTAGGGATACTAAGACACCCCTCTGGTCCTAATTGAGAGCCAGAAACTTCTAATATTTCTGGGTTAATAAATACCCTTAATCCATTATCATCATAAACATCTATAACAAATATCCTTTGAAGAATACCAACCTGAGGTGCCGCTAAGCCTACCCCATCAGCTTCATACATTGTATCAGCCATATCTTGAATTAATTTTAATGTTCTATTTGTAATTTCCTTTACAGGCTTACATTTTTTTCTTAATACTTCGTCTCCATTTATTCTAATATTTCTAATAGCCATCTTTTACCTCCTAGCTTAAACTATTTGGATTAACATCCAAACTAATTTTAATATCATTATATACATTCTTATTTAATTGATAAACTCTATCTTTTATTTTATTGCAAAACTCTAAAGATAAATCACCTTTTAACAGTATTTGCCATCTGTAATTTTCTTTAATTTTTAATATAATACAAGGCACTGGTCCAAGCATCTCAATATTCAAATACTTCTCTGTAATCTTAAAAAGTTCCACTTTTAACTTTTTCATAAAATCTATTAGTATTTTTTCATTCTTTGATGAAACATTAACTAATAATATTTTAGCAAAAGGCGGATAATTCATCAAACCTCTCATTGTAAATTCTTCTTTATAAAATCCCTCATAATCGTATTTTTTAGCATATTCTATACTATAATGCTCTGGATTATAGGTCTGTACAATAACTTTACCTTCCTTATCTCCTCTACCAGCTCTGCCTGAAACTTGAGTTATTAATTGATAGGTTTTTTCTGAAGATCTATAGTCAGGTATATTTAAAGACATATCTGCTGCTAAAATTCCAACTAAGGTTACATTATTAAAATCTAAGCCTTTAGACACCATTTGAGTTCCAATTAGTATATCAGCCTCTCCCTTTTTAAAGGCATTATAAATATATTCATGAGAATTTTTATTTCTTGTGGTATCAACATCCATTCTCAATATTTTAGCATTAGCAAAATATTTTTTTATCTCTTCTTCAACTCTTTCTGTACCTGCTCCAAAATGCTTTACATATTTACTCTTACATTTTGGGCATAACTTTTCTTGTCTTTTAGTATAACCACAGTAATGACAGTTTAATAAACCATTTTTGTGATATGTTAAAGATATTTCGCAGTTAGGACATTTAAAAACATAACCACAGCTTCTACAAGAAACAAAAGTTGAAAATCCTCTTCTATTTAAAAATAAAATAATTTGTTCTTTTTTTCTTAATTTTTCCTTAATTTCATGCATCAATTTTCTGCTAAACATGGATATATTTCCACTATTTAGTTCTTCTCTCATATCTATTATTTCCATTTTAGGCATTGCTTTATTGTACACCCTATTTTTTAACTCAATTAATTCTATTTCACCTGATAAAGCCCTATAATAAGTTTCAATTGCTGGAGTTGCTGAGCCTAAAATAACTTTACAATCTCTTATTTGGGATATAAATTCTGCCACTTCTCTTGCATGATATTTAGGATTTTGTTCTGATTTATATGTATTTTCATGCTCCTCATCTAAAATTATTATCCCCAAATTTTTAGCTGGTAAAAACAAGGCGCTTCTTGCTCCTATTATTAACCTTGCTTTTCCTTCCTTCACCCTATACCATTCATCATATCTTTCTCCATCCGAAAGTTTACTATGAAAGACAGCAACTTCCTTACCAAATCTACCTTTAAACCTTTCTATCATTTGAGGAGTTAAAGAGATTTCTGGTACTAAAATAATTGCTGACTTTCCAGTCTTTAGTGCGTCACTTACAGCATTCATATAAACTTCCGTTTTTCCTGAACCTGTTACCCCCTTTAATAAAAAAACTCTATTCTTTGATTCTCTAATAGTTTTTATAGCATTTTGCTGTTCTAGGTTTAAAAACTTTTCACTGTAAGTATTATATTCCTTTATGTTATATCTATATACTGTTTCTTCCTCAACCTTTAAATATTTCTCTTTAATTAATTTATTGATTTTATATAAAGATAAAGAAAAATTTCTTACCAGTTCACTTTTAGTAAATTTCCCATCATTTTTTTCTATAATAGATATAACATCTTTATATCTTTCATATATATTAACATCATATTTTTCTCTATTTATTGTGATAATCATTTTATGTTTATTTTTTATTCCTTTTAATATTCCTTGAGGAATAAATAATCTTATTGCATCTATATATTTACATAAATAATTATCTTTTAAATAATTTACTATTTTCAAATCATCTTCTGTTAAAATTGGGTCAAGTATTTCAATTTTTTTAATTTTCTTTATCTGAAATTCCTTTATTTCTTCTCGTTCTATTAATTTTATTATAAAACCATCAACTGAAGTTCTGGTGCCAAAAGGAACCTTTATCCATTGACCAACCTTTACCAATCCAATAAACTCCTCTGTGATTTCATAAGTAAAAGGTTTATCTATATCTAAAGCATCACTATTTATAATAACTTCTGCATATAATTTCAAATTAATCACCCTTTTATTAGGTTATTTTCTTATAGAAGAAGAAAGCGCCTTAGCGCTTTCTTAATATAATATCAAAGATTCTTGATGCTACTTCTTTTTTACTCATCTTATCTAAATATATTTCTTCTCCATCCTTAGAAATAATTATAACTTTATTATTATCACTTCCAAATCCGGTATCAGCACTTGTTATATCATTGGCTACTATGTAATCTAAATTTTTATCCTTAATCTTTCTTTTTGCATTTTCTACTATATTATTACTTTCTGCAGCAAATCCTACTAAAATTTGATTAGTTTTCTTCTCGCCTAAGATTTTCAAAATATCATTATCTCTTTCAAAAGTCAGAGTTAAATCTTCCTCAGTCTTTTTAATTTTTTCAATACTATAATTTTTTATTTTATAATCTGCTACTGCAGCAGCTTTAATCACTATATCACTATCATTAAAATAGTCTAAAAGCACATTTTTCATTTCTTCATTAGTAAGGACATTTATAACTTTAACACAATTTGGTTTTTCTAAATTTGTAGGACCTGAAACTAAAATTACTTCAGCTCCTCTTCTCGCAGCTTCTTCAGCAATTGCATATCCCATTTTTCCTGTAGATCTATTAGTTAAATATCTTACAGGATCAATAGGTGCTATTGTTGGTCCAGCACTAATTAAAACCTTTTTCCCCATTAAATCTTTATTAGTATCGAGATTATTTATCTCTTCTAATACTTTATTTACAATAGTATCAACATCTGCAAGCTTTCCTTCACCGGTATCACCACAAGCTAATCTTCCACTTGTTGGTTGAATAAACTTATATCCATATCCTTCTAGCTTTTTAATATTATCTTGAACAATTTTATTTTGAAACATATTAGTATTCATAGCAGGTGCAAAAATTACTTTTGACTTAGTAGCCATTATTGTTGTTGATAACATATCATCAGCAATACCATTTGCAATCTTACCAATAATGTTTGCAGTAGCAGGAACTATTAAGAAAATATCTGCTTTTTTTGCTAATGATATATGTTGTATCTCAAAAGCCTTTGGTTCTGCAAACATATCTGTTACAACCATATTTTGACTAAGGGATTGAAAGGATAAGGGTGTAACAAATTTTGTAGCTGAGTTTGTCATAATAACATTAACATCTATATTATGTTTTTTTAACTTACTTACTACTTCTAAAGCTTTATAAGCAGCTATTCCTCCAGTTACTCCTACGCATACACATTTTTTATTGTTCATTTGATTCTATTACCTCTTTTTTATCTTTATTATTTAGAATATAGTAATCAATTTTACCTTCATTAACTTCATTAATTGAAATTGTTAAAGCTTTCTTTAGTTTTGTATCAATATAAGGCTTGCTGCCATCTATTATTTGTCTTGCTCTTTTAGAAGTAATTATTACTAGTGAATATCTATCATCTACTTTTTTTAATAAATCCATTATTGATGGATTAATCATAGAGTTGTTCATGAATTAAGCCCTCCTTAGATTCTAAAATTGTATTATCTTTTATTCTATCAACTCTGCATTTTTCTGCTGCTATAATAGCCTCCACCTTAGAAACAGCAAGCTCTAAAGTATCGTTAACTACAGCATAATTATATTTAGAAACATAGTTTATCTCTTTATATGCATTTTTAAATCTTGTCATTAGAGATTCCTCTGTTTCACTGCCTCTTTTAATAATTCTCCTTTTTAATTCTTCCATTGATGGAGGAAGAATAAAAATAAATACGCCTTCTTTAAAATTTTCTTTAACTTGTAAGGCTCCTTGTATGTCAATTTCTAAAATAACATCTTTTCCTTCTTCTAACATTTTATTTACATTAACTCTTGGTGTTCCATAGAAGTTACCATGAACTTCAGCATATTCTATAAAACCATTTTCCTTAACTTTTCTTTCAAATTCTTCTTTTGTTAAAAAATAATAGTTAACTCCATCAATTTCTCCTTCTCTTGGACTTCTAGTAGTAGCAGAAACTGATAAATATATATTTTTATTCTTTTCTATAAGCTTCTTACATATGGTTCCCTTTCCTGCACCAGAAGGTCCGGATATAACTATTAGAACTCCCTTATTCTTACTCATTATTCAACAACCTCATCTACTACTTCATCTTTATCAACTAATCTATGAGCTACAGTTTCCGGTTGAACTGCTGATAAAATTATATGATCACTATCTGTAATTATTACAGCTCTTGTTCTTCTTCCATAGGTTGCATCAATAAGCATACCTCTATCTCTCGCTTCCTGTATAATTCTTTTTATCGGAGCAGATTCTGGACTAACTATTGCTACAAGCCTATTAGCAGAAACTATATTACCAAATCCAATATTAATTAATTTTATACTCATTTCTTTCCTCCTAATTATTCAATATTTTGTACTTGTTCTCTAATTTTTTCTATTAAATTTTTTATATTAATGACATAATTTGTCATATTTATATCAGTTGACTTTGAAGCAATTGTATTAGCTTCTCTGTTCATTTCTTGAATTATAAAGTCTAATTTTCTACCTATTGGCTCTGTTTCTTTAAAGGTCTTTCTAACTTGATCTATATGGCTCTTTAATCTAATAATTTCTTCATCTACAGCAGCCTTATCTGCAATTATAGCAGCTTCTTGTGCAATTCTAGCTTCATCAATATCAATTTTATCTAAAAGCTCTTTAATTCTAGCTTCTAATTTAGATTTATATGTAACTGGTATTGCGTCTGCTAATTCTTCAATATTGTTAACAAAGATTTCTATATCCTTTAATTTAAGTAATATATCATCTTTTAATTTTTCTCCTTCTGCTACTCTCATCTTTTCCATTTTTTCTAAAGCTTCTTCAATTAAAGGCTTTAAAAATTCAAATTTTTTCTCAATATTATCTTCTTCTTCAACAATTTCTATTACATCGGTAAATCTAGCAATATGAGAAACAGTAATATCATTTTTTACATTGAATTTTTCTTCTATTTCTAATAAACACTTGTAATAGCTTTCTGCAAGATTTAGATTTAATCTTGCTAGTCCTTCTCCACTAGAATAGGATTTCTGATTAATATAAACATCTACTTTTCCCCTATTTAATTTTTCATTTATTAATTTTCTAATTTGCTCTTCTAATGGAATTAAATTTTTAGGTAATTTAATATTAATATCTAAATATCTGCTATTAACACTTTTCATTTCAATAGAAAATAAATATTTAC from Clostridium isatidis harbors:
- the rsmB gene encoding 16S rRNA (cytosine(967)-C(5))-methyltransferase RsmB, which gives rise to MNSRKIARQIVQRVLEEGAYSNLILSNEFNNNEISDKDKGLITEIVYGTLRRKGTLDVIISNFVKDIKLINNTTLNILRIAIYQLYFLDKIPEYAICNEAVEDAKTVSEEDSKLVNAILRNYIKDEKEIVVPGNRINELAYKFSFQPWMIRLFIKQYGEERTMRIMAGLNETPKVTVRVNELKADYEEVYGKLEELGYNIEEGYACPEAISIKGGKGIENNELFQQGYITVQDESAMLVAPLLDLKEGDTVLDLCAAPGGKTTHIGELLNNTGRVLAFDLHENKLSLIIDNAERLGLNNIEAYQMDAAKLNTDYISFADKVLIDVPCSGLGIIRKKPEIKWNKTRQQLKDLVQIQRDIMENAWQYLKPEGILIYSTCTLNKEENEENIEWFLSKYKDAEIEKIFIGKNNNFLYSKEGCLTILPNESMDGFFIAKLKKKK
- the fmt gene encoding methionyl-tRNA formyltransferase; this translates as MKIVFMGTPEFAVPTLKKLISAYGVESVFTQPDKPKGRGKKMSFSPVKEVALENNIKIFQPVKLKQDVEAIEYLKSLKPDFIIVVAYGQILTKEVLDIPKYGCINLHASLLPKFRGAAPINWSIIKGERVSGNTTMLMDVGLDTGDMLLKDEVEITENMTAGELHDILKDRGADLVVKTIEGLLNNSIKAIKQPEETNFYAKMLNKEIGKIEWNNSAKDIHNLIRGLNPWPIAHTTYKEQNMKIFESVLLNEHSSKEPGTIIDVSKAGIKVATSDGILLIKKIQFPNGKPLTIEQYINGNKIETNEKLV
- the def gene encoding peptide deformylase; the protein is MAIRNIRINGDEVLRKKCKPVKEITNRTLKLIQDMADTMYEADGVGLAAPQVGILQRIFVIDVYDDNGLRVFINPEILEVSGSQLGPEGCLSIPNEEAEVERPNYVKVKALNEKGEEFVLEATELLARAILHENDHLDGKLYIDYLK
- the priA gene encoding primosomal protein N' encodes the protein MKLYAEVIINSDALDIDKPFTYEITEEFIGLVKVGQWIKVPFGTRTSVDGFIIKLIEREEIKEFQIKKIKKIEILDPILTEDDLKIVNYLKDNYLCKYIDAIRLFIPQGILKGIKNKHKMIITINREKYDVNIYERYKDVISIIEKNDGKFTKSELVRNFSLSLYKINKLIKEKYLKVEEETVYRYNIKEYNTYSEKFLNLEQQNAIKTIRESKNRVFLLKGVTGSGKTEVYMNAVSDALKTGKSAIILVPEISLTPQMIERFKGRFGKEVAVFHSKLSDGERYDEWYRVKEGKARLIIGARSALFLPAKNLGIIILDEEHENTYKSEQNPKYHAREVAEFISQIRDCKVILGSATPAIETYYRALSGEIELIELKNRVYNKAMPKMEIIDMREELNSGNISMFSRKLMHEIKEKLRKKEQIILFLNRRGFSTFVSCRSCGYVFKCPNCEISLTYHKNGLLNCHYCGYTKRQEKLCPKCKSKYVKHFGAGTERVEEEIKKYFANAKILRMDVDTTRNKNSHEYIYNAFKKGEADILIGTQMVSKGLDFNNVTLVGILAADMSLNIPDYRSSEKTYQLITQVSGRAGRGDKEGKVIVQTYNPEHYSIEYAKKYDYEGFYKEEFTMRGLMNYPPFAKILLVNVSSKNEKILIDFMKKLKVELFKITEKYLNIEMLGPVPCIILKIKENYRWQILLKGDLSLEFCNKIKDRVYQLNKNVYNDIKISLDVNPNSLS
- the coaBC gene encoding bifunctional phosphopantothenoylcysteine decarboxylase/phosphopantothenate--cysteine ligase CoaBC; amino-acid sequence: MNNKKCVCVGVTGGIAAYKALEVVSKLKKHNIDVNVIMTNSATKFVTPLSFQSLSQNMVVTDMFAEPKAFEIQHISLAKKADIFLIVPATANIIGKIANGIADDMLSTTIMATKSKVIFAPAMNTNMFQNKIVQDNIKKLEGYGYKFIQPTSGRLACGDTGEGKLADVDTIVNKVLEEINNLDTNKDLMGKKVLISAGPTIAPIDPVRYLTNRSTGKMGYAIAEEAARRGAEVILVSGPTNLEKPNCVKVINVLTNEEMKNVLLDYFNDSDIVIKAAAVADYKIKNYSIEKIKKTEEDLTLTFERDNDILKILGEKKTNQILVGFAAESNNIVENAKRKIKDKNLDYIVANDITSADTGFGSDNNKVIIISKDGEEIYLDKMSKKEVASRIFDIILRKR
- the rpoZ gene encoding DNA-directed RNA polymerase subunit omega, with amino-acid sequence MNNSMINPSIMDLLKKVDDRYSLVIITSKRARQIIDGSKPYIDTKLKKALTISINEVNEGKIDYYILNNKDKKEVIESNEQ
- the gmk gene encoding guanylate kinase translates to MSKNKGVLIVISGPSGAGKGTICKKLIEKNKNIYLSVSATTRSPREGEIDGVNYYFLTKEEFERKVKENGFIEYAEVHGNFYGTPRVNVNKMLEEGKDVILEIDIQGALQVKENFKEGVFIFILPPSMEELKRRIIKRGSETEESLMTRFKNAYKEINYVSKYNYAVVNDTLELAVSKVEAIIAAEKCRVDRIKDNTILESKEGLIHEQLYD
- the remA gene encoding extracellular matrix/biofilm regulator RemA, translated to MSIKLINIGFGNIVSANRLVAIVSPESAPIKRIIQEARDRGMLIDATYGRRTRAVIITDSDHIILSAVQPETVAHRLVDKDEVVDEVVE
- a CDS encoding YicC/YloC family endoribonuclease → MVKSMTSFGRASNDEGSKYLFSIEMKSVNSRYLDINIKLPKNLIPLEEQIRKLINEKLNRGKVDVYINQKSYSSGEGLARLNLNLAESYYKCLLEIEEKFNVKNDITVSHIARFTDVIEIVEEEDNIEKKFEFLKPLIEEALEKMEKMRVAEGEKLKDDILLKLKDIEIFVNNIEELADAIPVTYKSKLEARIKELLDKIDIDEARIAQEAAIIADKAAVDEEIIRLKSHIDQVRKTFKETEPIGRKLDFIIQEMNREANTIASKSTDINMTNYVINIKNLIEKIREQVQNIE